In Paenibacillus guangzhouensis, a single window of DNA contains:
- the phnC gene encoding phosphonate ABC transporter ATP-binding protein, whose protein sequence is MITFEQVSKTYPNGTKGLNNVNLTIHEGELVVIVGLSGAGKSTLLRSINRLNDITAGEIKVNGKSVTRASGGELRRIRRDIGMIFQSFNLVKRSTVLRNVLSGRVGYHSTFKTMFGMFPKEDVDLSLHALERVNIREKAYIRADQLSGGQQQRVSIARALAQEARIILADEPVASLDPLTTRQVMDDLRRINQEMNITTIINLHFIDLAREYATRIIGLRAGEVVFDGTPEEATDEVFAEIYGRPILQDELLGGVS, encoded by the coding sequence ATGATTACTTTCGAGCAAGTATCCAAAACATATCCGAACGGGACAAAAGGACTTAACAATGTGAATTTAACCATCCACGAAGGCGAACTCGTCGTCATCGTCGGCTTGTCCGGCGCGGGGAAGTCAACGCTGCTGCGTTCCATCAACCGGCTAAACGACATTACGGCCGGAGAAATCAAAGTGAATGGCAAGTCCGTCACACGGGCGTCCGGTGGCGAACTACGCCGAATTCGCCGCGACATCGGCATGATCTTCCAGAGCTTCAATCTAGTCAAGCGATCCACCGTCCTGCGCAATGTGTTATCTGGGCGTGTGGGATATCATTCGACGTTCAAGACGATGTTCGGCATGTTCCCAAAAGAAGATGTAGACCTATCGCTGCACGCACTTGAACGTGTGAATATCCGCGAGAAAGCCTATATCCGTGCCGATCAATTATCGGGTGGTCAACAGCAACGGGTGTCCATCGCTCGCGCCTTGGCGCAGGAAGCTCGTATTATCCTTGCGGACGAGCCTGTCGCATCGCTGGACCCGCTAACCACACGCCAAGTGATGGACGACTTGCGACGGATTAATCAAGAGATGAACATCACGACCATCATCAATCTGCACTTTATTGACTTGGCGCGGGAATATGCGACACGTATTATAGGACTACGTGCTGGCGAAGTGGTCTTCGACGGTACGCCGGAGGAAGCGACAGATGAGGTATTCGCCGAGATCTACGGACGTCCGATCCTGCAGGATGAACTGCTGGGAGGCGTCTCATGA
- the phnE gene encoding phosphonate ABC transporter, permease protein PhnE codes for MKSSLTQTAPQQPLSKPPITDRYRRIATWLIFLVVLIVCSIQTKVTPYQLIVGLPQMGSLLQEMFPPDWSYLPTVWGPMMETIQIAIMGTTLGGLLAIPVALLCAYNIMPNRWVSIPVRMVLNFVRTIPDLLFAAVFVAMFGIGPFAGMLALVFFSFGIIAKLTYEAIEAIDPGPLEAMTAVGANRMQLIMFGVVPQALPYFVSYFLYTFEVNIRAAAVLGLVGAGGIGLLLDRALGLFRYDRASTIILLTLAIVLVIDYGSAMIRRKLL; via the coding sequence ATGAAGTCTTCGCTCACCCAGACGGCGCCGCAGCAGCCGCTGTCCAAGCCCCCGATCACCGATCGATATCGAAGAATCGCCACGTGGCTCATCTTTCTAGTCGTTCTTATCGTATGTTCCATTCAAACCAAGGTAACCCCCTATCAATTAATTGTGGGTTTGCCTCAGATGGGATCGCTCTTGCAGGAAATGTTCCCGCCGGATTGGAGCTACCTTCCGACCGTCTGGGGACCCATGATGGAGACCATCCAAATCGCGATCATGGGCACGACCCTTGGCGGATTGCTCGCGATCCCTGTCGCGCTATTGTGCGCGTACAACATCATGCCGAACCGCTGGGTATCGATTCCGGTACGAATGGTGCTTAACTTTGTACGAACAATTCCGGATCTGCTCTTCGCCGCCGTATTCGTCGCCATGTTCGGCATCGGCCCTTTCGCCGGGATGCTCGCCCTCGTCTTCTTCTCCTTCGGCATTATAGCGAAGCTGACGTACGAAGCGATCGAAGCGATCGACCCTGGACCGCTCGAAGCGATGACCGCCGTCGGCGCGAATCGGATGCAATTGATCATGTTCGGCGTCGTGCCGCAGGCCTTGCCCTATTTCGTCTCCTATTTCCTCTATACATTCGAGGTCAATATTCGAGCTGCAGCGGTGCTTGGGCTAGTAGGAGCCGGCGGGATTGGGCTGCTGCTCGACCGTGCACTTGGCTTATTCCGTTATGACCGCGCGTCCACCATTATTCTATTAACACTCGCGATCGTACTCGTCATCGATTACGGCAGTGCCATGATTCGGAGGAAATTGCTATGA
- a CDS encoding bifunctional 2',3'-cyclic-nucleotide 2'-phosphodiesterase/3'-nucleotidase, with protein sequence MDNMRREPLITLRILETTDVHANLMDYDYYRDVQTSEIGLVRTASLVHEARAEVANTLLVDNGDLIQGTPLGTYFAKSRPADLHAMHPVYAVMNAMKYDAATLGNHEFNYGLEYLEQVMENANFPYVNANVYVGEGEARKNKFQPYILLHKPCKDQFGVEHELTIGLLGLVTPQIMEWDKANLEGKVTVDDIVQTAEKFVPRMRAEGADVVVALAHTGFDGADRGAVGAENKVLSLSQVPGIDAITFSHTHKVFPTRDLQSLDLSFKDPQGNPLPAINWEKGTIHGVAAVQSGYGGAELGVIDLDLARADGRWTVIDSRAHNRSIFDRKDGKPLVDPDAELVELITAAHQATVDYANAPIGMSSGPIYSYFAFVQDDPSIQIVTNAQTWYAKRYIAANRPQDKDVPILSVGSPFKAGRNGPSEYTDIDAGPIAIKSASDLYLYDNLLKAVKVTGAVVREWLEMSAGAYHQIDPSNPEEQPLLNPLFSVYNFDIIDGITYEIDVTQPAKYHPDGTIRDVYACRIINLKVNGEPIGLEDEFIVVSNNYRIYGGGNFPGLAEAEVVIDSAEENKQVLMDYLMQERHLDPRADHNWRIAPIDAPVNITFRSAPAAVKYLEDNTRIHDTGRMDDQGFGIFTLDLR encoded by the coding sequence ATGGATAATATGCGCAGGGAACCGCTAATTACGTTGCGAATATTGGAGACAACGGATGTACATGCCAATCTGATGGATTATGATTATTACAGAGATGTACAGACTTCAGAGATTGGCCTTGTGCGGACAGCTTCACTAGTTCATGAGGCTAGGGCAGAGGTAGCCAATACGCTGCTGGTGGATAACGGCGATTTGATTCAAGGTACCCCGCTAGGTACGTATTTTGCTAAGTCGAGACCAGCGGATCTTCATGCAATGCACCCCGTCTATGCCGTTATGAACGCGATGAAATATGATGCCGCGACGCTTGGCAACCATGAGTTTAATTATGGACTTGAATATTTGGAACAAGTGATGGAAAACGCTAATTTTCCCTATGTAAATGCGAACGTTTACGTAGGCGAAGGCGAAGCGCGCAAGAATAAATTCCAACCTTATATTTTATTGCACAAACCATGCAAAGATCAGTTCGGCGTGGAGCATGAGCTGACCATCGGCCTACTCGGTCTCGTCACGCCACAGATTATGGAGTGGGACAAAGCAAATTTGGAAGGGAAAGTTACGGTAGACGATATCGTCCAGACGGCGGAGAAATTCGTGCCCCGCATGCGAGCGGAAGGCGCGGATGTCGTCGTCGCATTGGCGCATACCGGCTTTGATGGTGCAGATCGAGGTGCAGTCGGTGCTGAAAATAAGGTGCTGTCCCTGAGTCAAGTGCCAGGCATCGATGCGATTACATTCTCCCATACCCACAAAGTGTTCCCGACGCGAGATCTACAGTCACTAGATCTGTCATTCAAGGACCCGCAAGGAAATCCGCTGCCGGCAATTAATTGGGAAAAAGGGACGATACATGGCGTTGCCGCGGTACAATCTGGGTACGGCGGTGCGGAGCTGGGCGTGATCGATTTGGACTTAGCTCGTGCGGACGGCAGGTGGACGGTCATCGATTCGCGTGCTCATAACCGATCCATCTTTGACCGCAAGGATGGGAAGCCGCTCGTAGATCCCGACGCTGAGCTAGTCGAGCTAATCACCGCTGCACATCAAGCGACTGTTGATTATGCGAATGCGCCAATAGGCATGTCGAGTGGCCCTATTTATAGTTACTTTGCCTTTGTGCAAGACGATCCTTCCATTCAAATCGTGACGAATGCGCAGACATGGTATGCCAAGCGATATATCGCCGCCAATCGTCCACAGGACAAGGATGTGCCGATTCTATCCGTTGGTTCGCCCTTTAAGGCGGGGCGAAATGGTCCTTCGGAATATACCGATATCGATGCCGGCCCGATCGCGATTAAGAGCGCAAGTGATCTGTATTTGTACGACAATCTGCTTAAGGCGGTTAAGGTCACAGGTGCGGTCGTTCGTGAATGGCTGGAAATGTCAGCAGGTGCGTATCATCAGATTGACCCTTCGAACCCTGAGGAGCAGCCGCTGCTCAACCCGTTATTCTCCGTCTATAACTTTGATATCATCGATGGCATCACGTATGAGATTGATGTGACTCAGCCTGCCAAATACCATCCTGACGGAACGATCCGTGACGTATATGCGTGTAGAATTATTAATTTGAAGGTGAATGGCGAACCGATCGGGCTGGAGGATGAATTTATTGTCGTCTCGAATAATTATCGCATCTATGGCGGTGGTAATTTCCCGGGCTTGGCGGAGGCAGAGGTTGTCATAGATTCGGCAGAGGAAAATAAGCAAGTGTTGATGGACTATCTGATGCAGGAACGCCATCTCGATCCGAGGGCGGACCATAACTGGCGAATTGCTCCGATTGACGCACCTGTGAATATCACGTTTCGAAGCGCTCCAGCTGCGGTGAAGTACTTGGAAGACAACACACGTATTCACGATACGGGGAGGATGGATGATCAAGGATTTGGCATCTTTACACTGGATTTGCGCTGA
- a CDS encoding GNAT family N-acetyltransferase, which produces MELTLRTYDSSIDPIPYDLLLSADPSKEMVDAYYSRGLCTLAYLGDRLVGEFVLLPTRPATVEIVNIAVDEQSQGQGIGTRLVHQAIHEASRLGAKTIEIGTGNSSVMQLYLYQKCGFRIVGVDVDFFVRHYDEPIEENGIPCRDMIRLAMDLPHRI; this is translated from the coding sequence ATGGAGCTAACTTTAAGAACATACGATTCTTCCATTGATCCAATTCCATATGATTTATTATTATCGGCAGATCCATCCAAAGAAATGGTAGACGCGTATTATAGCCGAGGACTTTGTACCTTAGCGTACCTCGGAGATCGCCTTGTCGGGGAATTCGTCTTGCTGCCAACGCGTCCAGCGACCGTAGAGATAGTGAATATCGCTGTCGATGAGCAGAGCCAAGGTCAGGGAATAGGGACAAGGCTGGTGCATCAGGCCATTCATGAGGCTAGTCGACTGGGAGCAAAGACGATCGAGATAGGTACAGGGAACTCGAGTGTGATGCAGTTATATTTGTATCAGAAATGCGGATTCCGGATTGTAGGCGTTGATGTGGATTTCTTCGTTCGCCATTATGATGAACCGATTGAGGAGAACGGCATTCCGTGTCGCGATATGATCCGGCTTGCGATGGATCTTCCGCATCGCATTTGA
- a CDS encoding S-layer homology domain-containing protein, producing MLGIIVGGGPAYGAESEEGASLTALAASNTPMILLPGNSTWKYYDQGGDQGSVWQDVYDDSTWASGSAPLGYKDDGSDVKTTEFGGLKTVINYGSSKSSKYITSYFRTTFDASNIESFGKIEGLFGYDDGVVLYLNGAEIYREGVKIGHDYLTTSPNNKSDPNIATVDLTSAVKGKLRNGINILAAEIHQNRGSSSDLYWDMSLVAYPPVDPNTPLPGVQGKPESIAMTFNGNPQTSRAFAWYTNPAVTATKLEVVEASKVNGNVFPSVDVRTYEGASVTASVYISKADKTSNKPTLFASHKVIADGLQPGTKYAYRAGDGQADNWSEIGTFTTEAVDNRNYTFLYTTDSQGTSKGDFDIWNHTLEEGVRAFPNSQFILNSGDLVDNGDLEEQWSWFFNQAKNVLMNYTLVPVVGNHESKNYSNFTTHFNLPERSNTGAAPAGSVYSVDYGPAHFMVLNTEYIASNASYKDVYEKQVQWLRSEVAKTDKKWKVVFLHKSPYSVANHNSDSDVKYIRENLTKVFDELGIDMVLGGHDHTYTRSYQMYANKPLTDMKPDAQGKVVDPRGTLYLLTNAAGDKVYQPKGVFEYAAKYGQPNKQMFTGVNVNDQTLSFEAYTTTVGGSTDLYDTYTIQKSDEISNPVKNAKLTATEDGSMVLTWDAPQGSNVTSYRIYEKNDQISSNWNVVVPHEAEKTSYTYTVNGLDAKKTYQFVIRAVSGRTNSAPVIVTNLQVPVSKVTVTFKGDPTTAKGFTWYTPLASEGNDLQVIEAASVKGGAPDFALAAEFKGRSYVSTNSGTERVHKAEATGLKANTSYYFRVGDAALNSWSEVGTFQTAPVNGAFTFIDLADTQAKTEDEAILSAETLAKSMATVPDVKFVLHNGDIVDTGTKEEQWNWLLGHSQSSLNNITIVPAAGNHEDKNYAFIDHFNLQEAPGSDTKTGAYYSYDYSNAHFIILNTNENSDAYANFSAAQIDWLKQDVSAAKKAGKKWIIVNIHKGPYTTSNHATDKDIMGANGVRTKVAPLMAELGIDFVVQGHDHIYARTKPIKKDGTAAATEKITETVNGKKLEYTVRPDGTIYMIPATAGPKVYYKNKKPELGDTFYNLFELAEENHAAKYGPDPSDNTRPMRSQVQNFVKVTIDGDKLTAITYEIDQNINDAKPFIVDQFGINKSAKPETPGPKPENPGPNPTSPKPNTPSETKPPVTETKPDTSNGGKGQTGNGHTGTTPSASMSDTIGHWAEATIQKALEAGFVTGYEDSTFRPNQSVNRAEFITLLARALQLSSSNYPLNFKDVKQIPAWSQSFVASALEAGIVKGYADQSFRPNQHITRAEMAAMIVRASGLQVNPNAKLTFADAKDVPTWAVSAIAAVAEAGLVKGTGDNKFAPNQTATRAEAVTLIIALLQHQAK from the coding sequence ATGCTAGGCATCATCGTTGGTGGGGGACCAGCGTATGGAGCGGAATCCGAGGAAGGCGCATCACTGACGGCACTTGCCGCATCGAATACGCCGATGATCTTATTGCCAGGCAATTCGACATGGAAATATTATGACCAAGGCGGCGATCAAGGATCGGTCTGGCAGGATGTCTATGATGATTCCACATGGGCATCAGGGTCTGCGCCGCTAGGGTATAAAGATGATGGATCAGACGTAAAAACGACTGAATTCGGCGGGTTAAAGACTGTTATTAACTATGGTTCGAGCAAGTCGAGTAAGTACATTACCTCTTATTTCCGTACAACCTTCGATGCTTCGAATATCGAGAGCTTCGGTAAGATTGAAGGACTGTTCGGATACGATGACGGCGTAGTTCTTTATTTGAACGGCGCAGAAATCTATCGTGAAGGTGTCAAGATTGGTCATGACTATTTAACGACTAGCCCAAATAATAAAAGCGATCCGAATATCGCAACCGTGGATCTTACATCAGCTGTAAAGGGAAAACTTCGCAACGGCATAAATATTCTTGCTGCTGAAATTCATCAGAACAGAGGCAGCAGCTCTGATCTGTATTGGGATATGTCGTTAGTGGCTTACCCGCCGGTAGACCCGAATACGCCGCTGCCAGGCGTGCAAGGCAAGCCGGAATCGATCGCGATGACGTTCAACGGCAATCCGCAGACCAGCCGTGCTTTTGCTTGGTATACGAATCCTGCGGTGACCGCAACGAAATTGGAAGTCGTCGAAGCCTCGAAAGTAAATGGGAATGTGTTCCCGTCGGTTGACGTTCGCACATATGAGGGAGCTTCGGTAACGGCCAGTGTGTACATATCCAAAGCAGATAAAACAAGCAACAAACCGACGCTTTTCGCAAGTCATAAAGTCATTGCCGATGGTTTGCAGCCTGGAACGAAATATGCCTACCGTGCAGGAGACGGACAGGCCGACAATTGGAGTGAGATCGGAACGTTTACGACAGAAGCGGTCGATAACCGCAATTATACGTTCCTCTACACAACAGATTCGCAAGGAACATCCAAAGGGGATTTCGATATTTGGAACCACACGCTGGAAGAAGGTGTGCGTGCGTTCCCGAACAGCCAGTTCATTTTGAATTCTGGGGATTTGGTTGATAATGGGGATTTAGAAGAGCAGTGGTCTTGGTTCTTCAATCAAGCGAAAAATGTCCTCATGAACTACACTTTGGTCCCTGTGGTGGGGAACCATGAGAGCAAAAACTATAGCAATTTCACAACGCATTTCAATTTGCCGGAGCGGTCCAATACAGGTGCAGCGCCTGCCGGTTCGGTATACAGCGTGGATTACGGCCCAGCGCATTTCATGGTGCTGAATACGGAATATATCGCTAGCAACGCATCCTACAAAGATGTCTATGAGAAGCAAGTTCAATGGCTGCGCAGCGAAGTGGCGAAGACGGATAAGAAGTGGAAGGTTGTCTTCCTGCATAAATCGCCTTATTCCGTCGCGAACCATAATTCAGACAGCGACGTGAAATATATTCGCGAGAACTTGACCAAAGTATTCGACGAGCTTGGCATTGATATGGTACTGGGTGGACATGACCACACGTACACAAGAAGCTATCAGATGTATGCCAATAAGCCGCTAACGGATATGAAACCAGATGCGCAAGGGAAAGTAGTGGATCCGAGAGGCACACTGTATCTCTTGACGAATGCGGCGGGAGACAAAGTCTATCAACCGAAGGGAGTCTTCGAATACGCAGCGAAATACGGTCAACCGAACAAGCAAATGTTCACTGGTGTGAATGTGAACGATCAAACGTTATCTTTCGAAGCTTATACAACGACGGTAGGCGGATCGACGGATCTCTATGACACGTACACGATCCAGAAATCGGATGAAATTTCGAATCCGGTGAAAAATGCGAAGTTAACAGCCACGGAAGACGGCAGCATGGTACTGACATGGGATGCGCCGCAAGGCTCGAATGTTACGAGCTACCGGATTTATGAGAAGAACGATCAAATCTCTTCGAATTGGAACGTGGTTGTACCACATGAAGCGGAGAAAACAAGTTATACGTATACGGTAAATGGTCTTGATGCGAAGAAGACGTATCAGTTCGTCATTCGTGCCGTGAGCGGCAGAACGAACTCGGCTCCGGTGATCGTCACGAATCTTCAAGTCCCTGTAAGTAAAGTAACCGTCACGTTCAAAGGCGATCCGACGACAGCGAAAGGCTTCACATGGTATACGCCGCTCGCCTCGGAAGGCAATGATCTGCAAGTCATTGAAGCGGCATCGGTCAAAGGTGGAGCACCAGATTTCGCGCTAGCAGCGGAATTCAAGGGACGTTCGTACGTTTCGACGAATTCGGGTACAGAACGCGTTCATAAAGCGGAAGCGACGGGTCTGAAGGCCAATACGTCCTACTACTTCCGCGTAGGTGATGCGGCATTGAACAGTTGGAGTGAAGTAGGTACGTTCCAAACGGCTCCTGTGAATGGTGCATTTACGTTCATCGATCTTGCGGATACGCAAGCGAAGACGGAAGATGAGGCGATTCTATCCGCCGAGACGCTTGCGAAATCGATGGCGACCGTTCCGGATGTAAAATTCGTGCTCCATAACGGCGATATCGTGGATACAGGAACGAAGGAAGAGCAGTGGAATTGGTTATTAGGACATTCCCAGTCCAGCTTGAACAATATCACGATCGTACCGGCAGCAGGGAACCACGAAGACAAGAACTATGCTTTCATCGATCACTTCAACCTGCAAGAGGCGCCAGGGTCCGATACAAAGACAGGCGCATATTATTCCTATGATTACAGCAACGCGCACTTCATCATATTGAACACGAATGAAAATTCGGACGCTTATGCGAATTTCTCGGCCGCGCAAATCGATTGGCTGAAGCAAGATGTCTCAGCTGCAAAGAAGGCAGGCAAGAAGTGGATCATCGTGAATATCCACAAAGGACCTTATACGACGTCCAATCATGCGACGGACAAGGACATTATGGGTGCAAACGGCGTAAGAACAAAAGTGGCTCCATTAATGGCTGAGCTTGGCATCGATTTCGTGGTGCAAGGCCATGACCACATCTATGCGCGCACGAAGCCAATCAAGAAGGATGGCACGGCAGCAGCAACAGAGAAAATTACAGAGACCGTAAACGGCAAGAAACTGGAATATACAGTTCGCCCGGATGGAACGATCTATATGATTCCGGCAACCGCAGGTCCGAAAGTGTATTACAAGAATAAGAAGCCAGAGCTCGGCGATACATTCTATAACCTCTTCGAATTAGCAGAAGAGAATCATGCGGCGAAATACGGTCCGGATCCAAGTGATAATACCCGTCCGATGCGCAGCCAGGTTCAGAACTTCGTGAAAGTAACGATTGACGGCGATAAACTCACAGCCATCACGTACGAAATCGATCAGAATATCAATGATGCGAAGCCGTTCATCGTTGACCAATTTGGCATCAATAAGTCGGCAAAACCGGAGACACCTGGACCGAAGCCAGAAAATCCAGGACCGAATCCGACGTCACCGAAACCTAACACGCCAAGCGAGACAAAGCCACCCGTAACGGAGACAAAGCCGGATACGAGCAATGGCGGCAAAGGTCAGACCGGCAATGGTCACACAGGCACGACGCCATCGGCATCGATGAGCGATACCATCGGTCACTGGGCTGAAGCTACGATTCAGAAGGCGCTGGAAGCAGGGTTCGTGACAGGCTATGAAGATAGCACCTTCCGTCCGAACCAATCGGTCAATCGCGCGGAGTTTATTACGCTGCTCGCGCGTGCACTGCAATTATCCAGCTCGAACTACCCATTGAACTTCAAGGATGTGAAGCAGATTCCGGCTTGGTCCCAATCTTTCGTAGCGTCTGCGCTGGAAGCGGGCATCGTGAAGGGGTATGCAGATCAATCCTTCCGTCCAAATCAGCATATTACCCGTGCGGAGATGGCCGCGATGATCGTTCGCGCATCAGGATTGCAGGTGAATCCGAATGCGAAGCTAACCTTCGCGGATGCGAAAGACGTGCCGACTTGGGCCGTGTCTGCGATCGCGGCGGTTGCTGAAGCAGGATTGGTGAAGGGTACGGGTGACAACAAGTTCGCTCCGAACCAAACGGCGACAAGAGCCGAAGCGGTAACCTTGATCATTGCACTGCTACAGCATCAGGCGAAATAG
- a CDS encoding DUF6199 family natural product biosynthesis protein, producing the protein MPIFIGIIFLIIGILRWKYPAIGWRPRERWMVNRDDEPSDTYLSIARYLSFIMILAGSIFLLIGILSIF; encoded by the coding sequence ATGCCCATTTTTATTGGCATCATTTTTCTTATCATCGGCATCCTCCGCTGGAAGTACCCTGCCATCGGTTGGCGGCCGAGAGAACGCTGGATGGTCAATCGCGATGACGAACCTAGCGATACCTATCTGTCTATCGCGAGGTATCTCAGCTTCATCATGATCCTCGCTGGCTCGATTTTCCTCCTCATCGGCATCCTCAGCATATTCTGA
- a CDS encoding phosphate/phosphite/phosphonate ABC transporter substrate-binding protein encodes MFKKAMTICMTMILATGLAACGSKNASSETTVNADSASPAASSAYVPKELNVQFVPSQNADTLEAKTKPLEKLLGDRLGIPVHVSVSPDYNTIVEAMASKQVDVGFLPPNAYVLAHDNKKAVDLLLQAQRFGVDDATGQPTTEKVDFYKAMIVVMKDSPIKTLADLKGKKIGWQNVTSSAGYVFPAAELKQAGVDPDKDVQGVTIKGHDAALMALLNGQVDAVANFQDARNTVAGDVPDVFEKTRVLHFTAKIPNDTVSVRNDMDQSWRDKISQAFIDITNDTEGATIIKDIYTHVGYVKGDDKNFEPVREYAKAVGQEIK; translated from the coding sequence ATGTTCAAAAAAGCAATGACAATCTGCATGACGATGATCCTGGCAACAGGCCTAGCCGCATGCGGATCCAAAAATGCAAGCAGCGAAACGACGGTGAACGCCGATTCCGCTAGTCCAGCAGCAAGCTCAGCTTATGTACCTAAAGAACTTAACGTCCAATTCGTCCCATCACAAAACGCGGATACACTCGAAGCGAAAACAAAGCCGCTGGAGAAATTGCTCGGCGACCGCCTAGGTATCCCAGTTCATGTCTCCGTATCACCAGACTACAATACCATCGTTGAGGCTATGGCTTCCAAGCAGGTTGACGTAGGATTCCTGCCGCCGAACGCCTATGTCCTAGCTCATGATAACAAGAAAGCCGTTGATTTGCTGCTCCAAGCACAGCGTTTTGGCGTAGATGATGCAACAGGCCAACCGACGACAGAGAAGGTTGATTTCTACAAAGCAATGATCGTCGTGATGAAAGACTCCCCGATTAAAACACTCGCAGATTTGAAAGGCAAAAAAATTGGTTGGCAGAACGTTACCTCTTCCGCCGGTTATGTGTTCCCAGCAGCGGAGTTGAAGCAAGCTGGTGTCGATCCGGACAAGGATGTGCAAGGCGTGACGATCAAAGGACATGATGCAGCGTTGATGGCGCTTCTTAATGGACAAGTCGATGCAGTCGCTAACTTCCAAGATGCGCGCAACACGGTCGCTGGCGATGTACCTGACGTATTCGAGAAGACGCGTGTGCTACATTTCACGGCCAAAATCCCGAACGATACAGTCAGCGTTCGCAACGATATGGATCAAAGCTGGAGAGACAAAATCAGCCAAGCGTTTATTGACATCACGAATGATACCGAAGGCGCTACAATCATCAAAGACATTTACACACATGTCGGTTATGTTAAAGGCGACGACAAGAACTTCGAACCTGTACGCGAGTACGCGAAAGCCGTGGGCCAAGAAATTAAGTAA
- the phnE gene encoding phosphonate ABC transporter, permease protein PhnE, protein MKPDALQRPLSSRIRFWGIAVLLLVVYYWAITGMQFDGIQQTAGTVSKSILTGFLHPDWSFVYIPEGEDLLRGLLDTLVISILGTVVAAVTCIPFAFWASSNMSRQWAVSGSGKVVLSIIRVFPEIIVAILFIKAVGPGSFAGVLALGIHSIGMLAKLYAETIENIDPGPEEALLACGANRLQVLRYAVLPQVIPQFLSYSIYRFEINIRSATTLGLVGAGGIGTPLIFALQVRNWNRVGIILLGIILLIILTDLISGWLRKRII, encoded by the coding sequence ATGAAACCTGATGCTCTACAGAGACCCCTGAGCTCGCGCATTCGCTTCTGGGGCATTGCCGTACTGCTCCTTGTCGTCTATTATTGGGCCATTACAGGCATGCAATTCGATGGCATACAGCAGACAGCAGGAACGGTATCGAAATCGATTCTGACAGGTTTCCTGCATCCGGATTGGTCGTTCGTCTATATTCCCGAGGGGGAAGATCTGCTTCGAGGATTGCTGGATACGCTCGTCATCTCTATTCTAGGAACCGTCGTTGCAGCCGTTACCTGTATCCCCTTCGCCTTCTGGGCTTCCTCCAATATGAGTCGGCAATGGGCTGTCTCGGGCAGCGGAAAAGTCGTACTTAGCATTATTCGCGTCTTTCCGGAGATCATCGTAGCCATCCTGTTCATCAAAGCCGTCGGTCCCGGCTCTTTCGCCGGCGTACTCGCGCTCGGCATCCATTCGATCGGCATGCTCGCCAAGCTCTATGCCGAGACGATCGAGAACATTGATCCAGGACCTGAAGAAGCTCTGCTCGCTTGTGGCGCGAATCGCCTTCAAGTGCTCCGTTACGCTGTTCTGCCGCAAGTGATTCCGCAGTTTTTGTCGTATTCCATCTATCGCTTTGAGATCAACATTCGGTCTGCAACGACGCTGGGGCTGGTCGGTGCAGGCGGGATCGGAACGCCGCTTATTTTCGCGCTTCAAGTTCGCAACTGGAACCGGGTCGGCATCATTCTGCTAGGCATCATCCTCTTGATTATTCTGACCGACCTCATCTCGGGGTGGCTGCGCAAACGCATTATATAA